The following nucleotide sequence is from Desulfatirhabdium butyrativorans DSM 18734.
GCGGGGAGGGGGAAGACATCGACGGCAGATGCGGTGTATGCCCATACGGTTGCGCTCAACCATGTGAAGGATCGGTTTGGCAACGGAAAACAACTGATCCGGATTTCGAGGGATCGGACAACCATGCTCGATTTCCGGATCACCGTCACCCTCTACGATGGGTTGAACGCCGTTTTCATCGATTCCGCCTGTCAAAACCCATCCGGAAAACCCGTCATCATCAGAAGCATCGAACCCGTCTGCGCCATTTCGGAAATCGGCGCATCCCTGCACTGGCCATCGGCTGAAACCGTCCTTACCAATGGCCCCATGTATTATGATGCCGGAACGATCCACCATTTGGGCGATGACTTCAAGGAACCCCAGCCCTATGGCCCGATCAAGGGGGGCGCTCTGTCGCCGGAGTTTCCGTATCCATCCCCGAAGCGGATCAGGAGCTGGTGGCATGCGGGCCTGTTCGGCGGCTATCACCGGGAAGCGCTTGTTTGCGGCTTCATCGAAAATGCAACCGGTTTGGGCCAGATCGTTCTGGGCCAAACCGGATCGGAAGACTTCTCGCTGTTTACCGAATCGGTCTTTGCCGAGGGCACTGAATTGGGCCCCGGCCAAATGATCTCGGCCGGGACATTCGTCTTCCATGTTGGCCCGGACCCGTATGCCGCCCTGGAGGGATACGCCGATATTATGGGCATTGCCAACAATGCCCGCCATCATGCCATTGTCAACGGATGGTGCAGCTGGTTTTACACCTATGAATGGATTTCGGAAGAAGAGGTCCTCCGAAACGCTGTCTACGCTGCGCGTTATCTGAAACCCTTCGGTCTGGAATATGTCCAGATCGATGAGGGATTTCAGCGCTATCATGGCGAATGGGAGGGCAACGAGCGCTTTCCGCATGGCATGAAGTGGCTTGCCGACCGGATCAAGGATTATGGCCTGAAACCGGGCATCTGGCTGGCGCCCTTCATCATTTCCGAACCGACGGAAGTGTTCCGGAAACATCCGGACTGGCTGCTGCAGAATGCCGAAGGTGAGCCCATGCGTGTCGGGCCCTGGCCATCGGAAGAGAGCGAATGGGCAAGAAATGAAGTCCCGAAGCGATATTGCCTCGATATTTCACACCCCGAAGCGCAGAAATGGTTTTACGACCTGTTCGATACCGTCGCCAACCGGTGGGGCTATGAAATGTTCAAAATCGATTTTGTGGCATGGTCCGTTCTTTCGGCACAGCGGTATCATGATACCGCCTTTACGCCGGCCATGGCTTATCGAAAGGGAATGCAGATCATCCGGGACGCGATCGGCCCCCACAAACACATCAACGATTGCGGCCCCGGTCCGGTTACGGTGGGTTTGATCGACAGCATGCGCATCGAGCTGGATCAGAATTACGGTTTCTCCGAGGCCGCATGGAAACAATATTTCCTGGATGCTTCCAGCAGCGCCCCGGCTGCGGCAAAACGCTACGGTTTTCACCGAAGAACCTGGATCAATGACGCCGATCATGTGTGCATGCAATTGCTCCCCCTGCCGCAGGCCCAGGCGGCGGCCACCCTGATTGCACTCAGCGGGGGCAATGTCATCTCGGGAGATCGCCTGGCGGATCTCGATCCTTCAAGGCTCGAAATTCTGCGCAAGGTGTTTCCTTCCTGCGGGGAGGCGGCCCGGCCGATCGATCTGCTGGACAGTGACCGCCATACCATATTTGCGTTACGCATCCGGAAATCTTTCGGCGAGTGGACAGTCCTGGGCTGCTTCAACCCGAGCCTCACGGAGACGGTCCTGAAATCGATCCCGCTTGACCGGCTTGGATTGAGTCCGAAAAAAACCTTCATTGCCTACGATTTCTGGATGGAGCGGCTTTTTGGCGAAATTACCGGAAGCCTCGAATTGACT
It contains:
- a CDS encoding glycoside hydrolase family 36 protein, with protein sequence MKAISNRLFTVSFSPETGKMDILRHDGRILLRQAATRANAGRGKTSTADAVYAHTVALNHVKDRFGNGKQLIRISRDRTTMLDFRITVTLYDGLNAVFIDSACQNPSGKPVIIRSIEPVCAISEIGASLHWPSAETVLTNGPMYYDAGTIHHLGDDFKEPQPYGPIKGGALSPEFPYPSPKRIRSWWHAGLFGGYHREALVCGFIENATGLGQIVLGQTGSEDFSLFTESVFAEGTELGPGQMISAGTFVFHVGPDPYAALEGYADIMGIANNARHHAIVNGWCSWFYTYEWISEEEVLRNAVYAARYLKPFGLEYVQIDEGFQRYHGEWEGNERFPHGMKWLADRIKDYGLKPGIWLAPFIISEPTEVFRKHPDWLLQNAEGEPMRVGPWPSEESEWARNEVPKRYCLDISHPEAQKWFYDLFDTVANRWGYEMFKIDFVAWSVLSAQRYHDTAFTPAMAYRKGMQIIRDAIGPHKHINDCGPGPVTVGLIDSMRIELDQNYGFSEAAWKQYFLDASSSAPAAAKRYGFHRRTWINDADHVCMQLLPLPQAQAAATLIALSGGNVISGDRLADLDPSRLEILRKVFPSCGEAARPIDLLDSDRHTIFALRIRKSFGEWTVLGCFNPSLTETVLKSIPLDRLGLSPKKTFIAYDFWMERLFGEITGSLELTVQPGSVTLLALHEKKAVPQVISTDRHVLQGAFETEDVRWIDATGTLRGISAGVRDSAYNVMIYQPEAIQWTQGGRSLYRDFDHYSVKPVGSHLLRVRLKFKEMEKIRWEIPFNRNFGLDAA